One Vigna unguiculata cultivar IT97K-499-35 chromosome 11, ASM411807v1, whole genome shotgun sequence DNA window includes the following coding sequences:
- the LOC114169983 gene encoding L-ascorbate oxidase homolog: protein MNKLRALSSFCSILLLLELVFVAAEDPYRFFDWTVTYGDIYPLGVKQQGILINGQFPGPEIYSVTNDNLIINVRNNLTEPFLLSWNGVQQRRNSYQDGVYGTTCPIPPGQNFTYTLQVKDQIGSFFYFPSLAFHKAAGGFGAIKILSRPRIPVPFPDPAGDFSLLIGDWYQINHKTLQSVLDFGHRLPLPQAVLINGRPNGTTFTVEQGKTYRLRISNVGLENSLNFRIEGHTMTLVEVEGTHTIQTKYSSLDVHVGQSYSVLITADQAPKDYYIAVSTRFTDKIITSTAILHYSNSQQSVSGTIPGGPTDQIDWSIQQARSIRTNLTASGPRPNPQGSYHYGLINISRTITLSSSAAQVNKKQRYAVNSVSFVAADTPLKLADYFKIGGVFKVGSIPDSPSRKPMYLDTSVMGADFRAFVEIVFQNNENIVQSWHIDGYSFWVVGMDGGVWTPQSRNEYNLRDAVSRCTTQVYPKSWTAIYMALDNVGMWNVRSEFWARQYLGQQFYLRVYSPVGSIRDEYPIPKNALLCGKAAGRTSR from the exons CTGCGGAAGATCCTTATAGATTCTTCGACTGGACCGTTACCTACGGTGACATTTATCCTCTAGGAGTTAAACAGCAG GGTATTTTGATCAATGGCCAATTCCCAGGCCCTGAAATCTACTCTGTTACCAATGACAATTTGATCATCAACGTACGCAATAACTTGACCGAGCCGTTTCTTCTATCTTG GAATGGTGTTCAACAAAGGAGAAATTCTTATCAAGATGGAGTTTATGGAACCACATGCCCAATCCCTCCAGGGCAGAACTTCACATACACACTTCAAGTCAAAGATCAAATTGGGAGTTTCTTCTATTTCCCATCTCTTGCTTTTCATAAAGCAGCTGGTGGTTTTGGTGCAATCAAAATCCTCAGCAGACCAAGAATCCCTGTCCCATTTCCTGACCCAGCTGGTGATTTCAGTCTTCTTATTGGTGATTGGTACCAAATCAATCACAAG ACACTTCAAAGTGTTCTAGATTTTGGACACAGACTCCCATTGCCTCAGGCCGTTCTTATCAACGGTCGTCCAAACGGCACAACATTCACAGTGGAACAAG GGAAGACATACAGGCTTAGAATATCAAATGTTGGACTTGAAAACTCTCTGAACTTTAGGATTGAAGGCCACACCATGACGTTGGTGGAAGTTGAGGGAACTCACACCATCCAAACCAAGTATTCCTCGTTAGATGTTCATGTGGGACAGTCTTATTCTGTGCTTATCACAGCTGATCAAGCTCCCAAAGACTACTACATTGCCGTGTCCACTCGTTTCACTGACAAAATCATCACAAGCACCGCCATCCTTCACTACAGTAACTCCCAGCAATCCGTTTCTGGCACAATCCCTGGTGGCCCAACCGATCAGATTGATTGGTCCATCCAACAAGCTCGTTCAATCAG GACAAACTTAACAGCAAGTGGACCAAGGCCAAATCCTCAAGGCTCCTACCATTATGGTTTGATTAATATCAGTAGGACAATTACATTGTCGAGTTCAGCAGCACAAGTGAACAAGAAACAGAGATATGCAGTGAACAGTGTATCATTCGTAGCAGCTGACACTCCTTTGAAGCTCGCGGATTACTTCAAGATTGGTGGGGTTTTCAAAGTAGGAAGCATTCCCGATAGCCCTTCTCGTAAACCCATGTATCTTGACACCTCAGTCATGGGTGCTGATTTTCGGGCCTTCGTTGAGATCGTGTTTCAGAACAACGAGAACATCGTCCAGAGCTGGCACATTGACGGATACTCCTTCTGGGTTGTAGG AATGGATGGTGGTGTGTGGACACCTCAAAGTCGAAACGAGTACAACCTCAGAGATGCAGTGTCAAGGTGCACAACACAG GTGTATCCCAAGTCATGGACTGCAATTTACATGGCACTGGATAATGTGGGTATGTGGAATGTGAGGAGTGAATTCTGGGCACGACAGTATCTTGGACAACAATTTTATCTGCGAGTGTATTCACCAGTTGGATCCATCAGGGATGAATACCCAATTCCCAAAAATGCTCTTCTTTGTGGCAAAGCAGCAGGAAGAACAAGTAGATGA